The following coding sequences are from one Maniola hyperantus chromosome 7, iAphHyp1.2, whole genome shotgun sequence window:
- the Pex10 gene encoding peroxisome biogenesis factor 10, with protein MALPAAQPAEVLRAFQKDDLYEKQLASCLAKLIPSYYASKAVPVSSLLYKSFTTLKDLQTLGEEYSGIIQVDDTYHRLPSYSSRLVSILLSAFGENLTRRLLVHMEKQILQNSSLKPEAQNLILIVLKTLNNVVPQIESIHRALSYISGGPLQIGKTVTGINCVHVRPAAAAYYAHLRLLGIVTLLHAFISCGQSFYQAKKHMDEMSDFPNEVDSSKSCIACLEEIVQPCVLQCGHLFCMQCCYGALESCPLCRTPFTKNTVVPLMNYSP; from the coding sequence atgGCTTTACCAGCGGCGCAACCGGCTGAAGTACTACGTGCGTTTCAAAAAGATGATCTCTACGAGAAACAACTTGCAAGTTGCTTAGCCAAACTTATCCCCTCATATTATGCATCTAAAGCTGTTCCAGTGTCTTCATTACTGTACAAATCCTTCACAACGCTCAAGGACTTGCAAACTTTGGGAGAAGAATATTCTGGAATAATTCAAGTTGACGACACATATCACAGACTGCCTTCATATAGCAGTCGTCTTGTTAGTATTTTACTGTCAGCATTTGGAGAAAACCTAACAAGGAGATTACTTGTCCATATGGAAAAGCAAATCTTACAAAATTCGTCATTGAAACCAGAAGCTCAGAATTTAATACTGATTGTATTAAAAACACTTAATAATGTAGTCCCACAAATTGAAAGTATACATCGGGCATTATCATACATTAGTGGAGGTCCTTTGCAAATTGGTAAAACAGTTACAGGCATTAATTGTGTGCATGTTCGCCCAGCAGCAGCAGCATATTATGCTCATTTACGTTTGTTGGGCATAGTTACTTTGTTACATGCTTTTATATCATGTGGACAAAGTTTTTACCAAGCTAAAAAACACATGGATGAGATGTCAGACTTTCCTAATGAAGTTGACAGCAGTAAATCATGTATTGCATGTTTGGAGGAGATAGTCCAACCTTGTGTGTTACAGTGCGGCCACTTGTTTTGTATGCAATGTTGTTACGGAGCTTTGGAGAGCTGCCCTTTGTGCCGGACTCCATTTACTAAGAATACTGTTGTGCCTTTGATGAATTACAGTCcttaa